In Salarias fasciatus chromosome 20, fSalaFa1.1, whole genome shotgun sequence, a single window of DNA contains:
- the LOC115407680 gene encoding nuclear factor 7, ovary-like — MESESWQTPGNRAVSETWRPLLVEDLTCSVCLSVFTDPVTLQCGHSFCRRCAGEVLAVQPRCPQCCRAVVTEAQDLPSSLILKSLAEKARGARSLQAADLCPEHEEKLKLFCITDQQLTCIICRDAERHEGHTFKPIKEADAALRKELETFLQNVSGDISAVEGLADRQREEISKSRKKSENLMTQISNQFREMHQFLTRREKQIENELKQKQEDEMKRMDESLRAVETVLCERKELEVKVNSALEIKDSESFLKSWTEDKNRKTTGDLFRPRAEELRVENTSFSLWPYESHLQFFVWKEMLEIIQPRAERLSLSNNSRQTVISNSGRSLIWDHAKDRSESAQSLKNAKYNARYSNNYSSYYEQSYGSCNYVAPAISGQAFSSSEFTSGQHYWEVDVGSADCWKLGIKNYYLDYDGQRYAVCDPSLTRNITISNTPQKFGFYLNCSSQQLSFYDADSMTHIDTVDLMSSSVPTSAYFHFQDRDANHGPLTVCWY, encoded by the exons ATGGAGTCAGAGAGCTGGCAGACACCAGGGAACAGAGCTGTCAGTGAGACATGGCGTCCTCTGCTGGTGGAAGACCTGACCTGCTCCGTGTGTCTGAGCGTCTTCACCGACCCCGTCACCCTCCAGTGTGGACACTCCTTCTGCAGGCGGTGTGCGGGGGAAGTCCTGGCCGTCCAGCCGCGGTGTCCTCAGTGCTGCCGGGCCGTGGTGACCGAGGCTCAGGATCTGCCCTCCAGCCTCATCCTGAAGAGCCTGGCTGAGAAGGCCAGAGGAGCCCGGAGcctgcag GCGGCCGATCTGTGTCCAGAACACGAAGAGAAGCTGAAGCTCTTCTGCATCACTGATCAGCAGCTGACTTGCATCATTTGCAGAGACGCAGAGAGACATGAAGGACACACATTTAAACCAATCAAGGAAGCAGATGCAGCCCTGAGAAAGGAGCTGGAAACGTTTCTGCAGAACGTTTCTGGAGATATCAGTGCTGTAGAAGGTCTAGCTGACAGGCAGAGGGAAGAAATCTCAAAAAGCAGGAAGAAGTCGGAGAACCTCATGACCCAGATCAGCAACCAGTTCAGAGAGATGCACCAGTTTTTGACAAGGAGAGAAAAGCAGATCGAGAACGAGttgaaacaaaagcaagaaGATGAAATGAAGAGAATGGATGAGAGTTTACGAGCTGTGGAGACAGTTTTGTGTGAGCGGAAAGAGCTCGAGGTCAAAGTAAACTCAGCTCTAGAAATTAAAGACTCAGAGAGCTTCTTAAAGAGCTGGACTGAGGATAAGAACAGGAAGACGACAGGAGATTTATTCAGACCCAGAGCCGAAGAGCTCAGAGTGGAGAACACATCCTTCTCTTTGTGGCCTTATGAAAGTCACCTGCAGTTCTTTGTGTGGAAGGAAATGCTTGAGATCATCCAGCCCAGAGCAGAGCGCCTTTCACTCTCAAACAACAGTCGACAAACAGTCATATCTAACAGTGGGCGGAGTTTGATTTGGGATCACGCAAAGGATAGGTCAGAAAGTGCACAGagtttgaaaaatgcaaaatataatGCCAGATATTCAAACAACTACTCTTCATATTATGAACAATCCTATGGTTCATGCAACTACGTCGCTCCCGCAATCAGTGGCCAGGCATTCAGCTCCAGTGAGTTCACTTCAGGACAGCACTACTGGGAAGTCGATGTTGGAAGTGCAGATTGTTGGAAACTCGGCATTAAGAATTATTATCTTGACTATGACGGGCAAAGATATGCTGTTTGTGATCCGAGCTTAACCAGAAACATAACGATATCAAACACACCTCAAAAGTTTGGTTTTTACCTGAACTGCTCCTCCCAGCAGCTCTCCTTCTATGACGCAGACAGCATGACACACATTGACACTGTGGACCTGATGTCCAGCTCTGTACCTACgtcagcatatttccacttccAGGACAGAGATGCCAATCATGGCCCTCTGACTGTTTGCTGGTACTGA
- the LOC115407682 gene encoding nuclear factor 7, ovary-like has product MASSLLAEDLTCSVCLSVFTDPVTLQCGHSFCRRCAGEVLAVQPRCPQCCRAVVTEAQDLPSSLILKSLAEKARGARGLQAADLCPEHEEKLKLFCITDQQLTYIICRDAERHEGHTFKPIKEADAALRKELETFLQNVSGDISAVEGLADRQREEISKSRKKSENLMTQISNQFREMHQFLTRREKQIENELKQKQEDEMKRMDESLRAVETVLCERKELEVKVNSALEIKDSESFLKSWTEDKNRKTTGDLFRPRAEELRVENTSFSLWPYESHLQFFVWKEMLEIIQPRAERLSLSNNSRQTVISNSGRSLIWDHAKDRSESAQSLQNAKYNARYSNNYSSYYEQSYGSCNYVAPAISGQAFSSSEFTSGQHYWEVDVGSADCWKLGIKNYYLDYDGQRYAVCDPSLTRNITISNTPQKFGFYLNCSSQQLSFYDADSMTHIDTVDLMSSSVPTSAYFHFQDRDANHGPLTVCWY; this is encoded by the exons atggcGTCCTCTCTGCTGGCGGAAGACCTGACCTGCTCCGTGTGTCTGAGCGTCTTCACCGACCCCGTCACCCTCCAGTGTGGACACTCCTTCTGCAGGCGGTGTGCGGGGGAAGTCCTGGCCGTCCAGCCGCGGTGTCCTCAGTGCTGCCGGGCCGTGGTGACCGAGGCTCAGGATCTGCCCTCCAGCCTCATCCTGAAGAGCCTGGCTGAGAAGGCCAGAGGAGCCCGGGGcctgcag GCGGCCGATCTGTGTCCAGAACACGAAGAGAAGCTGAAGCTCTTCTGCATCACTGATCAGCAGCTGACTTACATCATTTGCAGAGACGCAGAGAGACATGAAGGACACACATTTAAACCGATCAAGGAAGCAGATGCAGCCCTGAGAAAGGAGCTGGAAACGTTTCTGCAGAACGTTTCCGGAGATATCAGTGCTGTAGAAGGTCTAGCTGACAGGCAGAGGGAAGAAATCTCAAAAAGCAGGAAGAAGTCGGAGAACCTCATGACCCAGATCAGCAACCAGTTCAGAGAGATGCACCAGTTTTTGACAAGGAGAGAAAAGCAGATCGAGAACGAGttgaaacaaaagcaagaaGATGAAATGAAGAGAATGGATGAGAGTTTACGAGCTGTGGAGACAGTTTTGTGTGAGCGGAAAGAGCTCGAGGTCAAAGTAAACTCAGCTCTAGAAATTAAAGACTCAGAGAGCTTCTTAAAGAGCTGGACTGAGGATAAGAACAGGAAGACGACAGGAGATTTATTCAGACCCAGAGCCGAAGAGCTCAGAGTGGAGAACACATCCTTCTCTTTGTGGCCTTATGAAAGTCACCTGCAGTTCTTTGTGTGGAAGGAAATGCTTGAGATCATCCAGCCCAGAGCAGAGCGCCTTTCACTCTCAAACAACAGTCGACAAACAGTCATATCTAACAGTGGGCGGAGTTTGATTTGGGATCACGCAAAGGATAGGTCAGAAAGTGCACAGAGTttgcaaaatgcaaaatataATGCCAGATATTCAAACAACTACTCTTCATATTATGAACAATCCTATGGTTCATGCAACTACGTCGCTCCCGCAATCAGTGGCCAGGCATTCAGCTCCAGTGAGTTCACTTCAGGACAGCACTACTGGGAAGTCGATGTTGGAAGTGCAGATTGTTGGAAACTCGGCATTAAGAATTATTATCTTGACTATGACGGGCAAAGATATGCTGTTTGTGATCCGAGCTTAACCAGAAACATAACGATATCAAACACACCTCAAAAGTTTGGTTTTTACCTGAACTGCTCCTCCCAGCAGCTCTCCTTCTATGACGCAGACAGCATGACACACATTGACACTGTGGACCTGATGTCCAGCTCTGTACCTACgtcagcatatttccacttccAGGACAGAGATGCCAATCATGGCCCTCTGACTGTTTGCTGGTACTGA